A DNA window from Aestuariispira ectoiniformans contains the following coding sequences:
- the cysN gene encoding sulfate adenylyltransferase subunit CysN codes for MSHQSDLIAKDITAYLKTQEEKGLLRFITCGSVDDGKSTLIGRLLWDSKLIFEDQLAALESDSKKVGTQGGDIDFALLLDGLQAEREQGITIDVAYRFFSTDKRKFIVADTPGHEQYTRNMATGASHAEAAVILVDARKGVLTQTRRHSYIVSLVGIKHVVLAVNKMDLVDGGKDVFDEIEAEYRAFAADLGFDDITCIPISALRGDNIIDRSGQMDWYDGPTLMSHLETVEVVSDLQEKPFRMPVQWVNRPNLDFRGFSGTIASGKIRPGDSIVVPSSGQTSVVDRIVTFDGDLEEAVAGQAVTLTLTDEIDISRGDMLSDGQARPDHADQFQAKLIWMHESELLPGRHYLLKMGTQTVAAQVSELKYSVNVNTLEHTAAKTLELNEVGICNLALDRALSFDAYDDNKGTGRFILIDRFTNATVAAGMICHALRRATNIHWQSLDINKKARADLKGQKPAVLWFTGLSGAGKSTIANAVEKKLHSMGKHTYLLDGDNVRHGLNKDLGFTDADRVENIRRVAETGKLFVDAGMIVLTSFISPFRSERRMAREMLDDGEFLEIWVNTPLEVCESRDPKGLYKKARSGEIANFTGIDSAYEAPETAEIILDGGAATPEEHAEIIVDELEKRGMIWPSIGGYSI; via the coding sequence TGATCGCGAAAGACATCACAGCCTATCTCAAGACGCAGGAAGAAAAAGGCCTGTTGCGTTTCATTACCTGCGGCAGCGTTGACGACGGCAAGAGCACGTTGATCGGCCGCCTGCTGTGGGATTCCAAGTTAATTTTTGAAGACCAGCTTGCCGCCCTGGAAAGCGACAGTAAAAAAGTCGGCACCCAGGGGGGCGATATTGACTTTGCCCTTTTGCTGGACGGCCTTCAGGCAGAGCGGGAGCAGGGCATTACCATTGATGTTGCCTATCGCTTCTTCTCCACAGACAAGCGCAAGTTCATTGTCGCCGATACGCCGGGCCATGAACAATACACCCGCAATATGGCGACCGGGGCGTCTCACGCCGAAGCCGCGGTTATTCTTGTCGATGCCCGCAAAGGCGTGCTGACGCAGACCCGTAGGCACAGTTACATCGTGTCGCTTGTAGGCATCAAACATGTGGTGCTGGCGGTCAACAAGATGGACCTTGTCGATGGTGGCAAGGACGTCTTTGACGAGATCGAGGCCGAATATCGGGCGTTTGCCGCAGACCTTGGCTTTGACGATATTACCTGCATTCCGATCTCCGCCTTGCGTGGTGACAATATCATTGATCGCAGCGGCCAGATGGACTGGTATGACGGTCCGACTTTGATGTCACATCTGGAGACGGTTGAGGTTGTTTCTGATCTGCAGGAAAAACCGTTCCGTATGCCGGTCCAATGGGTTAATCGCCCGAACCTCGATTTCCGTGGTTTTAGCGGAACGATCGCCAGCGGCAAGATCCGTCCGGGCGACAGCATTGTCGTTCCGTCATCGGGGCAGACGAGCGTCGTGGATCGTATCGTAACTTTCGATGGTGATCTGGAGGAGGCTGTTGCCGGGCAGGCGGTGACCCTGACGCTGACGGATGAAATCGATATCAGCCGTGGCGATATGCTGTCGGATGGGCAGGCCCGCCCGGATCATGCGGACCAGTTCCAGGCGAAACTGATCTGGATGCATGAATCCGAACTGCTGCCGGGGCGTCACTATCTTCTGAAGATGGGGACCCAGACCGTGGCGGCTCAGGTCAGTGAGCTGAAATACAGTGTTAACGTCAATACGTTGGAGCATACGGCTGCGAAGACGTTGGAGCTTAACGAGGTCGGCATTTGCAACCTGGCCCTCGACCGGGCATTGAGCTTTGATGCCTATGACGACAACAAGGGCACCGGCCGCTTTATCCTGATCGACCGCTTTACCAATGCAACGGTTGCGGCTGGCATGATCTGCCACGCCTTGCGTCGGGCCACGAACATTCATTGGCAAAGCCTTGATATCAATAAAAAAGCGCGGGCAGACCTGAAGGGGCAGAAACCGGCAGTCCTTTGGTTCACAGGCCTTTCCGGGGCGGGCAAATCCACCATTGCCAATGCCGTGGAAAAGAAGCTTCATTCCATGGGCAAGCACACTTATCTTCTGGATGGGGATAATGTGCGTCATGGGTTGAACAAGGACCTTGGCTTTACTGATGCCGACCGCGTGGAAAACATTCGTCGCGTGGCGGAAACGGGTAAGCTGTTTGTCGATGCAGGCATGATCGTCCTGACGTCTTTCATCTCACCCTTCCGCAGTGAACGCCGCATGGCCCGTGAAATGCTGGATGATGGTGAATTCCTGGAGATTTGGGTAAATACCCCGCTTGAAGTTTGTGAAAGCCGCGACCCGAAAGGGCTTTATAAAAAAGCCCGAAGTGGTGAGATCGCGAACTTCACGGGGATTGATTCGGCCTATGAGGCGCCGGAGACTGCCGAGATTATCCTGGACGGCGGCGCCGCGACACCGGAGGAACATGCCGAGATCATCGTTGACGAGCTTGAGAAGCGAGGGATGATCTGGCCATCAATTGGTGGTTACAGCATCTAG